A stretch of Aerococcus urinaehominis DNA encodes these proteins:
- a CDS encoding ABC transporter permease, which translates to MLKQTSDSHNKIWTPGLLVTLIVVVALAILSIFTGAYDIMGQADGWQMVFITRLPRTLALLLSGSAMAGAGLVMQLLTQNRFADATTTGTAEWAGLGIIAAWAFIDSPSLITRMLFAAGFAFVGAMVFFSLLQRVKLKSSLIVPIFGTMLGAVVSAISTFLALQFNMSQTLETWFAASFAPVQVGRYEILWGIVAVTLIIYLFADRLTIVGLGKDIATNLGLNYQSILLIGTALVAIIVGLVSAVIGNLPFIGLIIPNIVSMVRGDDVKGNLAWVCLLGMAVITACDIISRTIIQPFEVPVSVILGSFGAFFFILVLFIQRKGGRP; encoded by the coding sequence TTGCTCAAGCAGACAAGCGACTCCCACAACAAAATATGGACACCTGGTTTACTGGTGACCCTCATCGTCGTCGTTGCTTTAGCCATCCTTTCAATCTTTACTGGTGCTTATGATATTATGGGCCAAGCGGACGGCTGGCAGATGGTGTTTATCACCCGTCTGCCCCGGACCTTGGCCCTTTTATTATCTGGTTCTGCCATGGCCGGTGCCGGACTGGTGATGCAACTTTTAACCCAGAATCGCTTTGCTGATGCAACGACTACAGGTACAGCTGAATGGGCCGGTCTAGGAATTATTGCAGCTTGGGCTTTTATCGATAGTCCCAGCCTAATCACCCGCATGCTCTTTGCCGCTGGCTTTGCTTTTGTCGGCGCCATGGTATTTTTTAGCCTACTCCAGCGGGTTAAATTAAAGTCATCTCTGATTGTTCCGATTTTTGGCACCATGCTAGGAGCAGTGGTTTCCGCTATTTCCACCTTTCTCGCTCTGCAATTCAATATGAGCCAGACTTTGGAAACTTGGTTTGCCGCTTCTTTTGCTCCAGTCCAAGTGGGCCGGTATGAAATTCTCTGGGGCATTGTGGCAGTTACTCTGATTATCTATCTTTTTGCTGATCGCCTGACTATTGTCGGTTTGGGTAAGGATATTGCCACCAATCTAGGCCTTAATTATCAATCTATCCTGCTAATTGGTACTGCCCTGGTTGCCATTATTGTTGGCCTAGTTTCGGCAGTTATTGGAAATCTGCCCTTTATCGGCCTCATAATTCCTAATATTGTATCGATGGTCAGAGGCGATGATGTTAAAGGGAACTTGGCCTGGGTCTGCCTGCTAGGTATGGCGGTAATTACAGCTTGTGATATCATATCGCGAACAATTATCCAGCCCTTTGAAGTCCCAGTATCAGTTATATTAGGTAGTTTCGGTGCCTTCTTCTTTATTCTGGTACTGTTTATACAGAGAAAGGGAGGCCGACCATGA